Proteins encoded together in one Bactrocera neohumeralis isolate Rockhampton chromosome 4, APGP_CSIRO_Bneo_wtdbg2-racon-allhic-juicebox.fasta_v2, whole genome shotgun sequence window:
- the LOC126755821 gene encoding uncharacterized protein LOC126755821, which yields MAKKIGPRNLSVFGNKIRTTSAVESYNAVLAKIIPKKGNFFKFVGQLQMEEDRKSRELELVINSGGALGKPKRKTKENVVRANLIAKAETDLFNGIITATSFLDRMVFSGKKIVTDMEPFEDIFEGLEYMEEESEVEEESNATEEGAANPPLICIILTAHLK from the exons ATGGCTAAAAAA ATTGGTCCAAGAAATCTTTCGGTCTTTGGAAATAAGATCCGTACAACATCAGCTGTAGAATCGTATAATGCTGTGCTTGCCAAAATAATCCCTAAAAAagggaattttttcaaatttgtgggGCAGTTACAAATGGAGGAGGATCGCAAGAGTAGGGAATTAGAATTGGTTATCAACAGCGGTGGTGCTTTAGggaaaccaaaaagaaaaacaaaggaAAACGTTGTgagagcaaatttaattgctaaaGCGGAGACGGACCTGTTTAATGGAATCATAACCGCTACGAGTTTCTTGGATAGAATGGTCTTCTCTGGAAAAAAAATAGTAACTGATATGGAGCCCTTTGAAGACATATTCGAAGGTTTAGAATATATGGAAGAAGAATCTGAAGTCGAAGAAGAATCCAATGCCACGGAAGAAGGTGCAGCAAATCCTCCACTTATATGcataattt TGACTGCACATCTAAAATAA